A window from Salvia miltiorrhiza cultivar Shanhuang (shh) chromosome 2, IMPLAD_Smil_shh, whole genome shotgun sequence encodes these proteins:
- the LOC131013368 gene encoding protein yippee-like At5g53940 isoform X1 codes for MGRIFVVDLEGRSYRCKFCKTQLALADELISRAFHCRRGKAYLFNNVVNVTVGPHEERMMISGMHTVSDVFCCSCGQLLGWKYETAHEESQKYKQGKFALERDGITDGEDSEFCIAFL; via the exons atgggaagGATATTCGTGGTTGATTTGGAAGGAAGATCCTACAGATGCAAATTCTGCAAAACCCAGCTAGCACTTGCTGATGAACTTATTTCCCGG GCGTTTCACTGCCGAAGGGGGAAGGCGTACCTTTTTAATAATGT AGTGAATGTGACAGTTGGACCTCATGAGGAAAGGATGATGATTTCTGGGATGCATACTGTATCAGATGTATTTTGCTGCTCTTGTGGGCAGTTACTAGGCTGGAAATAT GAGACCGCCCACGAGGAGAGCCAGAAATATAAACAAGGGAAATTTGCTCTTGAGAG AGATGGAATCACAGACGGAGAGGATTCCGAATTCTGCATCGCCTTTCTATGA
- the LOC131013367 gene encoding uncharacterized protein LOC131013367 isoform X1: MADAEALLEASGSRFSDLELIGRGSFGDVYKGYDKELKKDVAIKVIDLEESEDEIEDIQKEIAVLSECRSLYITEYYCSYLHQTKLWIVMEYMAGGSVADLIQPNQPLDEVSIAWILRDLLHAIEYLHSEGKIHRDIKAANILLTESGDVKVADFGVSAQLTRTISRRKTFVGTPFWMAPEVIQNSEGYNEKADIWSLGITAIEMAKGEPPLADLHPMRVLFIIPRENPPQLDEHFSRPLKEFVSLCLKKNPAERPSAKELLKHRFIRTARKSPRLLERIRERPKFQIDGETENGPTPLGEASGTVKVNRESVNEDTVRVSSQATGLRNAGWDFSIGGSGSTGTVRSVVRPPQVRERKPEVPLNQSAPRKTLDSSNQRSSASGTTLHTTSEFSTRKDTNDAVKQENYLEDEDASGTGTVIVRSPRGVPRSSQFSSQSSISSSKYTSAEDASISGTVVYRGQHDDSDSPRTPKSRLGLQERTFSAALEDSETNLAEAKAAIHGGRKGRERSALSKGNRDLQESRRIEHDQTTTSSDSSSQSRYSRDYFDAQKAFSRSPHSTEDVDNARSSVAALSAPLSVLLIPSLKDAIVDDPGGSVFQRVTNALIDMEHAKPGSSELFVTKLLQQLASSKEGSMKDLQELAARIFVKGKIETQATNAEADSKKKQPNKELHSNANMSPLARFLLSRRTVPSPNLTSLKIEQVKALCI; encoded by the exons GTATGATAAGGAACTCAAAAAGGACGTTGCCATCAAAGTCATTGATTTGGAAGAATC GGAAGATGAGATAGAGGACATCCAGAAG GAAATTGCGGTTCTTTCAGAATGTCGATCTCTATATATTACCGAGTATTATTGTTCTTATTTGCACCAAACTAAGCTGTGGATAGTAATGGAATACATGGCCGGTGGTTCTGTTGCTGATCTG ATTCAACCAAACCAGCCACTTGATGAAGTTTCGATAGCTTGGATTTTACGCGACTTGCTCCATGCAATTGAGTATCTTCACAGCGAGGGAAAAATTCATCGCGATATTAAAG CGGCAAACATTCTGTTGACAGAGAGTGGAGATGTTAAG GTAGCAGATTTTGGCGTTTCTGCTCAATTGACAAGGACAATTTCAAGAAGAAAg ACTTTTGTAGGAACGCCATTTTGGATGGCTCCAGAAGTTATTCAAAACTCTGAAGGATACAATGAGAAG GCAGATATATGGTCTCTGGGGATAACTGCAATTGAGATGGCAAAGGGTGAACCTCCACTTGCTGACCTCCATCCTATGAGAGTGCTTTTCATCATTCCTCGAGAAAATCCACCACAG CTAGATGAACATTTCTCTCGTCCCCTGAAAGAATTTGTTTCTCTCTGCCTGAAGAAGAACCCTGCAGAG AGGCCCAGTGCAAAGGAACTGCTTAAGCATCGCTTTATCAGAACTGCTAGAAAGAGTCCAAGGCTTTTAGAGAGAATCAG AGAGCGCCCCAAGTTTCAAATAGATGGTGAGACTGAGAATGGCCCAACACCCTTGGGAGAAGCTTCTGGCACTGTCAAAGTGAATAGAGAATCTGTAAATGAAGATACAGTTCGAGTCAG TAGTCAGGCAACGGGTCTGAGAAATGCTGGATGGGACTTCAGTATTGGTGGGTCAGGTAGCACGGGAACTGTTCGAAGTGTTGTAAGACCACCTCAGGTGAGAGAAAGAAAGCCAGAAGTCCCATTAAATCAGTCTGCTCCTAGAAAAACATTAGATTCTAGTAACCAGCGGTCTTCTGCTTCTGGAACCACGCTTCATACAACATCAGAATTCTCCACGAGGAAAGATACCAACGATGCGGTCAAGCAAGAAAATTATCTTGAAGAT GAAGATGCGAGTGGGACAGGAACTGTCATTGTTCGATCACCAAGAGGAGTTCCACGGTCCTCTCAGTTCAGCAGCCAAAGCTCAATA TCTAGCAGCAAATATACCTCGGCTGAAGACGCTTCCATCAGTGGCACTGTTGTTTATCGTGGACAACATGATGATTCAGATTCTCCAAGAACTCCAAAGTCTAGGCTTGGGCTTCAAGAGAGAACTTTTAGTGCAGCTCTTGAAGACAGTGAAACAAATCTTGCCGAG GCTAAGGCTGCAATTCACGGAGGCAGAAAAGGAAGGGAAAGGTCTGCACTGAGCAAGGGGAACCGGGATTTGCAAGAGAGCAGAAGGATAGAGCATGACCAAACAACGACAAGTTCTGACTCGTCAAG TCAATCCAGATATTCTCGTGATTATTTTGATGCTCAAAAGGCATTTTCAAGATCCCCGCATTCAACTGAGGATGTGGACAATGCACGAAGTTCCGTAGCAGCTTTATCTGCCCCTTTATCAGTGCTTCTGATCCCATCACTTAAAGAT GCAATTGTCGATGATCCAGGAGGTTCAGTCTTTCAGAGAGTGACCAATGCTTTAATAGATATGGAGCATGCTAAGCCTGGGTCATCTGAACTTTTTGTCACCAAGTTGCTTCAGCAATTGGCAAG TTCAAAGGAAGGTTCTATGAAAGACCTCCAGGAGCTTGCAGCTCGGATCTTTGTAAAGGGAAAGATAGAAACACAGGCAACAAATGCAGAAGCTGATAGCAAAAAGAAGCAACCAAACAAGGAGCTTCATTCAAATGCCAATATGAGCCCACTCGCAAGGTTCTTGCTGTCTAG AAGAACGGTGCCTTCTCCCAATCTCACTTCACTCAAAATCGAGCAAGTGAAAGCTCTTTGTATATAG
- the LOC131013367 gene encoding uncharacterized protein LOC131013367 isoform X2: MADAEALLEASGSRFSDLELIGRGSFGDVYKGYDKELKKDVAIKVIDLEESEDEIEDIQKEIAVLSECRSLYITEYYCSYLHQTKLWIVMEYMAGGSVADLIQPNQPLDEVSIAWILRDLLHAIEYLHSEGKIHRDIKAANILLTESGDVKVADFGVSAQLTRTISRRKTFVGTPFWMAPEVIQNSEGYNEKADIWSLGITAIEMAKGEPPLADLHPMRVLFIIPRENPPQLDEHFSRPLKEFVSLCLKKNPAERPSAKELLKHRFIRTARKSPRLLERIRERPKFQIDGETENGPTPLGEASGTVKVNRESVNEDTVRVSQATGLRNAGWDFSIGGSGSTGTVRSVVRPPQVRERKPEVPLNQSAPRKTLDSSNQRSSASGTTLHTTSEFSTRKDTNDAVKQENYLEDEDASGTGTVIVRSPRGVPRSSQFSSQSSISSSKYTSAEDASISGTVVYRGQHDDSDSPRTPKSRLGLQERTFSAALEDSETNLAEAKAAIHGGRKGRERSALSKGNRDLQESRRIEHDQTTTSSDSSSQSRYSRDYFDAQKAFSRSPHSTEDVDNARSSVAALSAPLSVLLIPSLKDAIVDDPGGSVFQRVTNALIDMEHAKPGSSELFVTKLLQQLASSKEGSMKDLQELAARIFVKGKIETQATNAEADSKKKQPNKELHSNANMSPLARFLLSRRTVPSPNLTSLKIEQVKALCI; the protein is encoded by the exons GTATGATAAGGAACTCAAAAAGGACGTTGCCATCAAAGTCATTGATTTGGAAGAATC GGAAGATGAGATAGAGGACATCCAGAAG GAAATTGCGGTTCTTTCAGAATGTCGATCTCTATATATTACCGAGTATTATTGTTCTTATTTGCACCAAACTAAGCTGTGGATAGTAATGGAATACATGGCCGGTGGTTCTGTTGCTGATCTG ATTCAACCAAACCAGCCACTTGATGAAGTTTCGATAGCTTGGATTTTACGCGACTTGCTCCATGCAATTGAGTATCTTCACAGCGAGGGAAAAATTCATCGCGATATTAAAG CGGCAAACATTCTGTTGACAGAGAGTGGAGATGTTAAG GTAGCAGATTTTGGCGTTTCTGCTCAATTGACAAGGACAATTTCAAGAAGAAAg ACTTTTGTAGGAACGCCATTTTGGATGGCTCCAGAAGTTATTCAAAACTCTGAAGGATACAATGAGAAG GCAGATATATGGTCTCTGGGGATAACTGCAATTGAGATGGCAAAGGGTGAACCTCCACTTGCTGACCTCCATCCTATGAGAGTGCTTTTCATCATTCCTCGAGAAAATCCACCACAG CTAGATGAACATTTCTCTCGTCCCCTGAAAGAATTTGTTTCTCTCTGCCTGAAGAAGAACCCTGCAGAG AGGCCCAGTGCAAAGGAACTGCTTAAGCATCGCTTTATCAGAACTGCTAGAAAGAGTCCAAGGCTTTTAGAGAGAATCAG AGAGCGCCCCAAGTTTCAAATAGATGGTGAGACTGAGAATGGCCCAACACCCTTGGGAGAAGCTTCTGGCACTGTCAAAGTGAATAGAGAATCTGTAAATGAAGATACAGTTCGAGTCAG TCAGGCAACGGGTCTGAGAAATGCTGGATGGGACTTCAGTATTGGTGGGTCAGGTAGCACGGGAACTGTTCGAAGTGTTGTAAGACCACCTCAGGTGAGAGAAAGAAAGCCAGAAGTCCCATTAAATCAGTCTGCTCCTAGAAAAACATTAGATTCTAGTAACCAGCGGTCTTCTGCTTCTGGAACCACGCTTCATACAACATCAGAATTCTCCACGAGGAAAGATACCAACGATGCGGTCAAGCAAGAAAATTATCTTGAAGAT GAAGATGCGAGTGGGACAGGAACTGTCATTGTTCGATCACCAAGAGGAGTTCCACGGTCCTCTCAGTTCAGCAGCCAAAGCTCAATA TCTAGCAGCAAATATACCTCGGCTGAAGACGCTTCCATCAGTGGCACTGTTGTTTATCGTGGACAACATGATGATTCAGATTCTCCAAGAACTCCAAAGTCTAGGCTTGGGCTTCAAGAGAGAACTTTTAGTGCAGCTCTTGAAGACAGTGAAACAAATCTTGCCGAG GCTAAGGCTGCAATTCACGGAGGCAGAAAAGGAAGGGAAAGGTCTGCACTGAGCAAGGGGAACCGGGATTTGCAAGAGAGCAGAAGGATAGAGCATGACCAAACAACGACAAGTTCTGACTCGTCAAG TCAATCCAGATATTCTCGTGATTATTTTGATGCTCAAAAGGCATTTTCAAGATCCCCGCATTCAACTGAGGATGTGGACAATGCACGAAGTTCCGTAGCAGCTTTATCTGCCCCTTTATCAGTGCTTCTGATCCCATCACTTAAAGAT GCAATTGTCGATGATCCAGGAGGTTCAGTCTTTCAGAGAGTGACCAATGCTTTAATAGATATGGAGCATGCTAAGCCTGGGTCATCTGAACTTTTTGTCACCAAGTTGCTTCAGCAATTGGCAAG TTCAAAGGAAGGTTCTATGAAAGACCTCCAGGAGCTTGCAGCTCGGATCTTTGTAAAGGGAAAGATAGAAACACAGGCAACAAATGCAGAAGCTGATAGCAAAAAGAAGCAACCAAACAAGGAGCTTCATTCAAATGCCAATATGAGCCCACTCGCAAGGTTCTTGCTGTCTAG AAGAACGGTGCCTTCTCCCAATCTCACTTCACTCAAAATCGAGCAAGTGAAAGCTCTTTGTATATAG
- the LOC131013367 gene encoding uncharacterized protein LOC131013367 isoform X4, producing MADAEALLEASGSRFSDLELIGRGSFGDVYKGYDKELKKDVAIKVIDLEESEDEIEDIQKEIAVLSECRSLYITEYYCSYLHQTKLWIVMEYMAGGSVADLIQPNQPLDEVSIAWILRDLLHAIEYLHSEGKIHRDIKAANILLTESGDVKVADFGVSAQLTRTISRRKTFVGTPFWMAPEVIQNSEGYNEKADIWSLGITAIEMAKGEPPLADLHPMRVLFIIPRENPPQLDEHFSRPLKEFVSLCLKKNPAERPSAKELLKHRFIRTARKSPRLLERIRERPKFQIDGETENGPTPLGEASGTVKVNRESVNEDTVRVSQATGLRNAGWDFSIGGSGSTGTVRSVVRPPQVRERKPEVPLNQSAPRKTLDSSNQRSSASGTTLHTTSEFSTRKDTNDAVKQENYLEDEDASGTGTVIVRSPRGVPRSSQFSSQSSISSSKYTSAEDASISGTVVYRGQHDDSDSPRTPKSRLGLQERTFSAALEDSETNLAEAKAAIHGGRKGRERSALSKGNRDLQESRRIEHDQTTTSSDSSSQSRYSRDYFDAQKAFSRSPHSTEDVDNARSSVAALSAPLSVLLIPSLKDAIVDDPGGSVFQRVTNALIDMEHAKPGSSELFVTKLLQQLASSKEGSMKDLQELAARIFVKGKIETQATNAEADSKKKQPNKELHSNANMSPLARFLLSRWQGFASRDLNS from the exons GTATGATAAGGAACTCAAAAAGGACGTTGCCATCAAAGTCATTGATTTGGAAGAATC GGAAGATGAGATAGAGGACATCCAGAAG GAAATTGCGGTTCTTTCAGAATGTCGATCTCTATATATTACCGAGTATTATTGTTCTTATTTGCACCAAACTAAGCTGTGGATAGTAATGGAATACATGGCCGGTGGTTCTGTTGCTGATCTG ATTCAACCAAACCAGCCACTTGATGAAGTTTCGATAGCTTGGATTTTACGCGACTTGCTCCATGCAATTGAGTATCTTCACAGCGAGGGAAAAATTCATCGCGATATTAAAG CGGCAAACATTCTGTTGACAGAGAGTGGAGATGTTAAG GTAGCAGATTTTGGCGTTTCTGCTCAATTGACAAGGACAATTTCAAGAAGAAAg ACTTTTGTAGGAACGCCATTTTGGATGGCTCCAGAAGTTATTCAAAACTCTGAAGGATACAATGAGAAG GCAGATATATGGTCTCTGGGGATAACTGCAATTGAGATGGCAAAGGGTGAACCTCCACTTGCTGACCTCCATCCTATGAGAGTGCTTTTCATCATTCCTCGAGAAAATCCACCACAG CTAGATGAACATTTCTCTCGTCCCCTGAAAGAATTTGTTTCTCTCTGCCTGAAGAAGAACCCTGCAGAG AGGCCCAGTGCAAAGGAACTGCTTAAGCATCGCTTTATCAGAACTGCTAGAAAGAGTCCAAGGCTTTTAGAGAGAATCAG AGAGCGCCCCAAGTTTCAAATAGATGGTGAGACTGAGAATGGCCCAACACCCTTGGGAGAAGCTTCTGGCACTGTCAAAGTGAATAGAGAATCTGTAAATGAAGATACAGTTCGAGTCAG TCAGGCAACGGGTCTGAGAAATGCTGGATGGGACTTCAGTATTGGTGGGTCAGGTAGCACGGGAACTGTTCGAAGTGTTGTAAGACCACCTCAGGTGAGAGAAAGAAAGCCAGAAGTCCCATTAAATCAGTCTGCTCCTAGAAAAACATTAGATTCTAGTAACCAGCGGTCTTCTGCTTCTGGAACCACGCTTCATACAACATCAGAATTCTCCACGAGGAAAGATACCAACGATGCGGTCAAGCAAGAAAATTATCTTGAAGAT GAAGATGCGAGTGGGACAGGAACTGTCATTGTTCGATCACCAAGAGGAGTTCCACGGTCCTCTCAGTTCAGCAGCCAAAGCTCAATA TCTAGCAGCAAATATACCTCGGCTGAAGACGCTTCCATCAGTGGCACTGTTGTTTATCGTGGACAACATGATGATTCAGATTCTCCAAGAACTCCAAAGTCTAGGCTTGGGCTTCAAGAGAGAACTTTTAGTGCAGCTCTTGAAGACAGTGAAACAAATCTTGCCGAG GCTAAGGCTGCAATTCACGGAGGCAGAAAAGGAAGGGAAAGGTCTGCACTGAGCAAGGGGAACCGGGATTTGCAAGAGAGCAGAAGGATAGAGCATGACCAAACAACGACAAGTTCTGACTCGTCAAG TCAATCCAGATATTCTCGTGATTATTTTGATGCTCAAAAGGCATTTTCAAGATCCCCGCATTCAACTGAGGATGTGGACAATGCACGAAGTTCCGTAGCAGCTTTATCTGCCCCTTTATCAGTGCTTCTGATCCCATCACTTAAAGAT GCAATTGTCGATGATCCAGGAGGTTCAGTCTTTCAGAGAGTGACCAATGCTTTAATAGATATGGAGCATGCTAAGCCTGGGTCATCTGAACTTTTTGTCACCAAGTTGCTTCAGCAATTGGCAAG TTCAAAGGAAGGTTCTATGAAAGACCTCCAGGAGCTTGCAGCTCGGATCTTTGTAAAGGGAAAGATAGAAACACAGGCAACAAATGCAGAAGCTGATAGCAAAAAGAAGCAACCAAACAAGGAGCTTCATTCAAATGCCAATATGAGCCCACTCGCAAGGTTCTTGCTGTCTAG ATGGCAAGGCTTTGCTTCCCGGGATTTAAATTCTTGA
- the LOC131013367 gene encoding uncharacterized protein LOC131013367 isoform X3, whose translation MADAEALLEASGSRFSDLELIGRGSFGDVYKGYDKELKKDVAIKVIDLEESEDEIEDIQKEIAVLSECRSLYITEYYCSYLHQTKLWIVMEYMAGGSVADLIQPNQPLDEVSIAWILRDLLHAIEYLHSEGKIHRDIKAANILLTESGDVKVADFGVSAQLTRTISRRKTFVGTPFWMAPEVIQNSEGYNEKADIWSLGITAIEMAKGEPPLADLHPMRVLFIIPRENPPQLDEHFSRPLKEFVSLCLKKNPAERPSAKELLKHRFIRTARKSPRLLERIRERPKFQIDGETENGPTPLGEASGTVKVNRESVNEDTVRVSSQATGLRNAGWDFSIGGSGSTGTVRSVVRPPQVRERKPEVPLNQSAPRKTLDSSNQRSSASGTTLHTTSEFSTRKDTNDAVKQENYLEDEDASGTGTVIVRSPRGVPRSSQFSSQSSISSSKYTSAEDASISGTVVYRGQHDDSDSPRTPKSRLGLQERTFSAALEDSETNLAEAKAAIHGGRKGRERSALSKGNRDLQESRRIEHDQTTTSSDSSSQSRYSRDYFDAQKAFSRSPHSTEDVDNARSSVAALSAPLSVLLIPSLKDAIVDDPGGSVFQRVTNALIDMEHAKPGSSELFVTKLLQQLASSKEGSMKDLQELAARIFVKGKIETQATNAEADSKKKQPNKELHSNANMSPLARFLLSRWQGFASRDLNS comes from the exons GTATGATAAGGAACTCAAAAAGGACGTTGCCATCAAAGTCATTGATTTGGAAGAATC GGAAGATGAGATAGAGGACATCCAGAAG GAAATTGCGGTTCTTTCAGAATGTCGATCTCTATATATTACCGAGTATTATTGTTCTTATTTGCACCAAACTAAGCTGTGGATAGTAATGGAATACATGGCCGGTGGTTCTGTTGCTGATCTG ATTCAACCAAACCAGCCACTTGATGAAGTTTCGATAGCTTGGATTTTACGCGACTTGCTCCATGCAATTGAGTATCTTCACAGCGAGGGAAAAATTCATCGCGATATTAAAG CGGCAAACATTCTGTTGACAGAGAGTGGAGATGTTAAG GTAGCAGATTTTGGCGTTTCTGCTCAATTGACAAGGACAATTTCAAGAAGAAAg ACTTTTGTAGGAACGCCATTTTGGATGGCTCCAGAAGTTATTCAAAACTCTGAAGGATACAATGAGAAG GCAGATATATGGTCTCTGGGGATAACTGCAATTGAGATGGCAAAGGGTGAACCTCCACTTGCTGACCTCCATCCTATGAGAGTGCTTTTCATCATTCCTCGAGAAAATCCACCACAG CTAGATGAACATTTCTCTCGTCCCCTGAAAGAATTTGTTTCTCTCTGCCTGAAGAAGAACCCTGCAGAG AGGCCCAGTGCAAAGGAACTGCTTAAGCATCGCTTTATCAGAACTGCTAGAAAGAGTCCAAGGCTTTTAGAGAGAATCAG AGAGCGCCCCAAGTTTCAAATAGATGGTGAGACTGAGAATGGCCCAACACCCTTGGGAGAAGCTTCTGGCACTGTCAAAGTGAATAGAGAATCTGTAAATGAAGATACAGTTCGAGTCAG TAGTCAGGCAACGGGTCTGAGAAATGCTGGATGGGACTTCAGTATTGGTGGGTCAGGTAGCACGGGAACTGTTCGAAGTGTTGTAAGACCACCTCAGGTGAGAGAAAGAAAGCCAGAAGTCCCATTAAATCAGTCTGCTCCTAGAAAAACATTAGATTCTAGTAACCAGCGGTCTTCTGCTTCTGGAACCACGCTTCATACAACATCAGAATTCTCCACGAGGAAAGATACCAACGATGCGGTCAAGCAAGAAAATTATCTTGAAGAT GAAGATGCGAGTGGGACAGGAACTGTCATTGTTCGATCACCAAGAGGAGTTCCACGGTCCTCTCAGTTCAGCAGCCAAAGCTCAATA TCTAGCAGCAAATATACCTCGGCTGAAGACGCTTCCATCAGTGGCACTGTTGTTTATCGTGGACAACATGATGATTCAGATTCTCCAAGAACTCCAAAGTCTAGGCTTGGGCTTCAAGAGAGAACTTTTAGTGCAGCTCTTGAAGACAGTGAAACAAATCTTGCCGAG GCTAAGGCTGCAATTCACGGAGGCAGAAAAGGAAGGGAAAGGTCTGCACTGAGCAAGGGGAACCGGGATTTGCAAGAGAGCAGAAGGATAGAGCATGACCAAACAACGACAAGTTCTGACTCGTCAAG TCAATCCAGATATTCTCGTGATTATTTTGATGCTCAAAAGGCATTTTCAAGATCCCCGCATTCAACTGAGGATGTGGACAATGCACGAAGTTCCGTAGCAGCTTTATCTGCCCCTTTATCAGTGCTTCTGATCCCATCACTTAAAGAT GCAATTGTCGATGATCCAGGAGGTTCAGTCTTTCAGAGAGTGACCAATGCTTTAATAGATATGGAGCATGCTAAGCCTGGGTCATCTGAACTTTTTGTCACCAAGTTGCTTCAGCAATTGGCAAG TTCAAAGGAAGGTTCTATGAAAGACCTCCAGGAGCTTGCAGCTCGGATCTTTGTAAAGGGAAAGATAGAAACACAGGCAACAAATGCAGAAGCTGATAGCAAAAAGAAGCAACCAAACAAGGAGCTTCATTCAAATGCCAATATGAGCCCACTCGCAAGGTTCTTGCTGTCTAG ATGGCAAGGCTTTGCTTCCCGGGATTTAAATTCTTGA
- the LOC131013368 gene encoding protein yippee-like At5g53940 isoform X2 produces MGRIFVVDLEGRSYRCKFCKTQLALADELISRAFHCRRGKAYLFNNVRPPTRRARNINKGNLLLREMESQTERIPNSASPFYERVKMKIWLWFICICR; encoded by the exons atgggaagGATATTCGTGGTTGATTTGGAAGGAAGATCCTACAGATGCAAATTCTGCAAAACCCAGCTAGCACTTGCTGATGAACTTATTTCCCGG GCGTTTCACTGCCGAAGGGGGAAGGCGTACCTTTTTAATAATGT GAGACCGCCCACGAGGAGAGCCAGAAATATAAACAAGGGAAATTTGCTCTTGAGAG AGATGGAATCACAGACGGAGAGGATTCCGAATTCTGCATCGCCTTTCTATGAGAGAGTGAAGATGAAGATTTGGTTGTGGTTTATTTGTATTTGTAGATGA